In Penaeus vannamei isolate JL-2024 chromosome 4, ASM4276789v1, whole genome shotgun sequence, a single window of DNA contains:
- the LOC138861498 gene encoding uncharacterized protein, with amino-acid sequence MGGRYITLLACWAAVITGAVGEAAEGGTHTMCAYHISTTATDSEKSNDVTIVDGRSVIKCPETTNCFSYWKFEVEDNITSIKWLAGGCWGAAKICNQSSCVANSDRNHSYFCCCTGGMCNEDVSVPEVEEKSSPPVPENPEPPTEDSDPYMLIRIIVGGGFFVVAVLCIVSATLGWKKSRPPANPVPIEEPPPSPCIDLDSIKILESIGHGRYGTAYRAIVQGEEVAVKMFPQHHKSSYMNEKYIYSLPLMEHSNLLRYLGSGERVEQDGSPYYCLVLSYCPMGRLSTYLSENTISWPQFCHIVLSATRGLAHLHSDIRKGDIVKPCISHRDFNTRNLLLKDNMTCCVSDLGFAIHTQGAKYFINGEEQHAETSSLSDVGTLRYMAPEVLEGAVNLRDCEAALKQIDIYALGLVLWECAARCHDLYQGLQTPTYMLPFQEEIGLHPTFERVQVLVARRKARPLFPPVWKDTNPAIRLLKETIEDCWDHDAEARLSAMCVEGRLGELPVLWDRYKSSLGVNGVSPTINPMSNLVSQRQGEMFSGLAGNGGKVISNALTPREKESSVSETTVETTLTASPTEPPAEPCLGKNQLVGTLQPPMPPLQPHQGRNPCMERNLIREVPQELSVSGNTLIDHLKSNDINSINTINSVNLLDALDVQHALESHEQLMPLLNGHPNTATVVPQPRPTFPPPTLVPRIPHLQNEVRSIDNQPKRQNTAVREEENHVNTQSSGKGSSWRRWRTTWEDRLKSLIPRRRHHNSEDEERQEILITPTSSSLSEPPTPVTATQSIAVNTAHMPMQTEVLLTNGGPHTVISPNHTLNTQQSSLPNYIAETEIGIAKLHLQNGFAPIIRSRQGSNDSGLNKSSENSVSFVDSDNSCEKLKRPTTLSLPERPNQSLLNKTLKHKVNQEPDPKTQNTTASENAPAVDDEESPPLRKAKHRVKTPRRPMNPRLSLYDDRIMGCTEKDGSMKCEGHLDESLSHSLPIHMDTIEQQQPFLKHTDLTSTMPSRTKSTATPRHSKLASVANHSRSSSRGSSQGSLGQEPTHPPPHKTQAADTQ; translated from the exons gTTGCTGGGGAGCTGCCAAGATATGTAATCAAAGTTCATGTGTGGCAAACAGTGACCGAAACCACAGTTACTTCTGCTGTTGTACCGGTGGAATGTGTAATGAAGATGTGTCGGTGCCTGAGGTCGAGGAGAAATCTAGTCCCCCAGTTCCAG AGAATCCAGAGCCACCAACAGAAGATTCAGATCCATATATGTTGATTAGGATTATTGTTGGAGGAGGATTCTTTGTGGTGGCTGTATTGTGTATAGTATCTGCTACTTTGGGATGGAAAAAATCCAGACCACCAGCGAATCCTGTTCCCATAGAggaacctcctccttctccgtgtaTTGATCTAGATTCTATCAAGATTCTTGAGAGTATTG gcCATGGACGATATGGAACAGCCTATAGAGCCATTGTTCAGGGAGAGGAGGTGGCAGTAAAGATGTTTCCTCAGCATCATAAATCATCTTACATGaatgaaaaatacatttattCTTTGCCTTTAATGGAACATTCCAACCTTTTAAGATATCTTG GTAGTGGGGAACGTGTGGAACAAGATGGCAGTCCTTACTATTGTCTCGTGTTATCATATTGCCCAATGGGCCGCCTGAGCACATACCTTTCAGAAAATACTATCAGTTGGCCACAGTTTTGTCATATTGTCCTGAGTGCAACTCGGGGTTTGGCCCATCTACATTCAGATATCagaaaaggag ATATTGTAAAGCCATGCATCAGCCACCGAGACTTCAACACCCGTAACTTACTCCTCAAAGATAACATGACCTGTTGTGTGTCTGATTTAGGCTTTGCTATACATACACAAGGAGCCAAGTACTTTATCAATGGGGAGGAGCAGCATGCAGAAACATCATCACTGTCAGAT GTTGGTACCCTAAGATACATGGCTCCAGAGGTCCTTGAAGGTGCAGTAAATCTCCGAGACTGTGAGGCTGCACTGAAACAAATTGATATCTATGCCCTTGGTTTGGTGCTCTGGGAATGTGCTGCACGATGCCATGATTTGTATCAGGGCCTGCAAACTCCAACGTATATGCTACCCTTCCAGGAAGAGATTG GTCTCCATCCAACATTTGAACGGGTGCAGGTTCTTGTGGCACGCAGGAAAGCACGTCCACTATTTCCTCCTGTGTGGAAAGACACTAATCCAGCCATCCGCTTGCTGAAGGAAACAATAGAAGACTGTTGGGACCATGATGCTGAAGCAAGGCTTTCAGCAATGTGTGTTGAGGGACGACTTGGAGAATTACCTGTGCTATGGGATAGATACAAAT CAAGTTTAGGGGTGAATGGTGTTAGTCCAACCATAAATCCAATGTCCAATTTAGTCAGTCAGCGTCAAGGAGAAATGTTTAGTGGGTTGGCTGGCAATGGTGGCAAGGTCATTAGCAATGCTCTCACCCCACGTGAGAAAGAGTCAAGTGTCTCTGAAACAACTGTGGAGACAACCCTCACTGCATCACCCACAGAACCTCCTGCTGAACCTTGTCTTG GGAAAAATCAGTTGGTTGGCACACTGCAGCCTCCAATGCCACCATTACAGCCCCACCAAGGAAGGAACCCTTGCATGGAACGCAATCTTATAAGAGAAGTTCCCCAGGAACTCAGTGTTTCAGGCAACACACTCATTGATCATTTAAAATCAAATGATATTAACTCTATCAATACAATTAATTCTGTGAATTTATTAGATGCTTTAGATGTTCAACATGCTTTAGAATCCCATGAGCAATTAATGCCACTCCTAAATGGACATCCCAACACAGCTACTGTTGTTCCACAGCCAAGGCCAACCTTTCCCCCACCAACCTTAGTACCACGGATACCACACTTACAGAATGAAGTTCGTTCCATTGACAACCAGCCAAAAAGACAGAATACAGCTGTTCGAGAGGAAGAGAATCACGTTAATACACAGAGCAGTGGAAAGGGAAGTTCATGGAGACGGTGGCGCACCACATGGGAAGATCGCCTCAAATCTCTCATTCCTCGCCGCCGCCACCACAACagtgaagatgaggagagacaagagatTTTAATCACACCCACAAGTAGTAGTCTGTCAGAACCACCAACTCCTGTTACTGCAACACAGTCCATAGCAGTCAATACAGCACACATGCCAATGCAAACTGAGGTGCTACTTACCAATGGTGGACCCCATACTGTGATCTCTCCCAATCATACATTAAACACACAGCAGTCATCATTGCCCAATTATATTGCAGAGACAGAAATTGGCATAGCAAAATTACATTTACAGAATGGATTTGCACCTATAATAAGATCAAGGCAAGGATCAAATGATAGTGGATTAAATAAATCTAGTGAGAACAGTGTTAGCTTTGTAGATAGTGATAATTCTTGTGAGAAATTAAAAAGACCAACAACACTGTCTCTTCCAGAGAGGCCAAATCAAAGCCTTTTGAATAAAACCCTAAAGCATAAGGTAAATCAGGAACCAGACCCaaagacacaaaacacaacaGCAAGTGAAAATGCTCCAGCAGTAGATGATGAAGAATCTCCACCCTTACGGAAAGCAAAGCATAGAGTGAAGACACCTCGACGACCAATGAACCCACGTCTTTCGCTGTATGATGATCGTATCATGGGATGCACTGAGAAAGATGGGAGTATGAAGTGTGAGGGCCATTTAGACGAAAGTTTGTCACACTCATTGCCCATTCACATGGATACAATTGAGCAGCAGCAACCATTTCTGAAGCACACTGATTTGACATCCACAATGCCATCCCGCACGAAGAGCACAGCTACCCCTAGGCATTCCAAGTTGGCAAGTGTTGCTAACCACAGCAGGTCAAGCAGTCGGGGCAGCAGTCAAGGATCCCTTGGGCAGGAGcctactcaccctcctcctcacaagACTCAAGCAGCTGATACCCAGTGA